From a region of the Deltaproteobacteria bacterium genome:
- a CDS encoding glutamate racemase → MVAQNKGTASQAIGIFDSGIGGLTVLKEIRNQLPSEDIVYLGDTARVPFGTKSPETVLKFTIQNSLFLLEQGVKALVIACNTASAYSLESLQKFFSVPVIGVIEPGASSAVSKTKNRQIGVIGTEGTIRSQAYPRAIAKLDAAVKTKAKACPLLVSLAEEGWLEGEVPEKVLGTYLAEFRGNGIDTLILGCTHYPLFKPVISKVLGSEIQIVDSAVETARQLNETLHDLHLKQTENRRGQTKIFCTDAPERVARVGRYFLGDEIPKVTKVELS, encoded by the coding sequence ATGGTGGCACAGAACAAAGGGACAGCATCCCAGGCGATCGGCATTTTTGATTCAGGCATCGGCGGCTTGACTGTTCTCAAGGAAATCCGGAACCAGCTCCCTTCCGAAGACATCGTCTATCTGGGCGACACCGCCCGCGTCCCGTTTGGGACCAAATCCCCCGAAACCGTTCTCAAGTTTACCATTCAAAACAGCCTCTTTCTTTTGGAGCAGGGGGTGAAGGCGCTGGTGATCGCCTGCAACACCGCATCGGCCTATAGTCTGGAATCGCTCCAGAAATTTTTCAGTGTTCCCGTGATCGGCGTCATTGAACCGGGGGCGTCAAGCGCCGTCTCCAAAACAAAAAACAGACAGATAGGGGTCATCGGCACGGAGGGGACAATCAGATCGCAAGCCTATCCGCGGGCGATCGCCAAACTTGATGCGGCGGTTAAAACAAAAGCAAAAGCCTGTCCTTTGCTCGTGTCGCTGGCTGAAGAGGGGTGGTTGGAAGGGGAGGTGCCCGAAAAGGTGCTTGGCACCTACCTGGCCGAATTTCGGGGGAACGGGATCGACACCCTTATTTTGGGGTGCACCCATTATCCGCTGTTCAAGCCGGTGATTTCCAAAGTTTTGGGTAGCGAGATTCAAATTGTCGATTCCGCCGTCGAGACCGCTCGTCAGCTGAACGAAACCCTTCATGATCTCCATCTCAAGCAAACCGAAAACAGAAGGGGGCAGACGAAAATTTTTTGCACCGACGCGCCGGAGCGGGTCGCCCGCGTGGGAAGATATTTTCTGGGGGATGAAATCCCGAAGGTGACGAAGGTGGAACTTTCATGA
- a CDS encoding phasin family protein, with protein sequence MSFKEFFDEALTKGEHIKNEIVSELTKSKLLREMLKSDHFARAVSGVVRTRDEVAKSIRKNVKAVFQIMAVPTRDDLAGLERKIDGLEKSLDRVAKKVITVKSLKKINLKKAAKQVHHVH encoded by the coding sequence ATGAGTTTCAAGGAATTTTTCGACGAGGCGCTGACCAAGGGCGAACACATCAAAAACGAAATCGTCTCCGAGCTGACGAAGTCGAAACTGCTTCGCGAAATGTTGAAGAGCGATCATTTCGCGCGGGCGGTGTCGGGGGTGGTCCGCACCCGGGACGAGGTGGCCAAAAGCATCCGCAAAAACGTGAAGGCGGTTTTTCAGATCATGGCGGTCCCCACAAGGGACGATCTTGCCGGCCTGGAGCGCAAAATCGACGGCTTGGAGAAGTCGCTCGACCGCGTGGCCAAAAAGGTCATCACGGTCAAGAGCCTCAAAAAAATCAACCTCAAAAAAGCGGCCAAGCAGGTTCATCACGTTCACTAA
- a CDS encoding diguanylate cyclase — protein sequence MTFSFFRRSVGAKIALASTVTLLFVTALFLLIFTLLDVTLLSKFTLLQLIPVFVLLLVFVEVILVMFTVSLFVDRPLQKLRNVMRLAEEGNFLVRVEIDSPDEMGRLAGSFNRMLSKITDLEARKIETERELIAAHESLKYKRELEEKAAIIESTNQKLEASLKDLKILFQISQSLSPTLELSELLHTATRILTETLNYREFSLLFLNAGREYLEVVAAHGFRDNARIRSLKFRPGEGISGMVAQSGRTVYIQDTGADPRYLYYKGEKSEAGSFLSIPLITSGEVVGVLNVGHNKKGAFSPTDVQSLESVANQIAIAYDRSRLYMKTKELSVTDELTGIYNRRHFQQVLHMEWKRATRFIRPIAVLMIDVDYFKRFNDRYGHLKGDQALKGLARLLLENLREVDTVARFGGEEFVVLLADTRHKDALSVAEKLRRLVEERSPLFIGQDSSTNPLTVSIGVSAFPDTATGEEELISTADIALYRAKDKGRNRVVGYEEGLNRELRVVLGPAEPSLVLNRKASI from the coding sequence ATGACTTTCTCCTTCTTCCGCCGAAGTGTGGGGGCCAAAATCGCGCTGGCCTCCACGGTGACCCTGCTGTTTGTGACGGCGTTGTTTCTTCTCATTTTCACTCTTCTGGATGTGACGCTTCTTTCCAAGTTTACCCTCCTTCAGTTGATCCCCGTTTTTGTCCTCCTTTTGGTGTTTGTGGAGGTCATTCTGGTCATGTTCACGGTCTCCCTTTTTGTCGACCGGCCGTTGCAAAAATTAAGAAACGTGATGCGGCTGGCCGAAGAGGGAAATTTTCTGGTTCGGGTCGAGATCGACTCGCCCGATGAAATGGGGAGACTGGCGGGGAGTTTTAACCGGATGCTCTCCAAAATCACCGATCTGGAGGCGCGCAAGATCGAGACCGAGCGCGAACTGATCGCCGCGCACGAAAGCCTCAAATACAAGCGGGAGCTGGAGGAAAAGGCGGCGATTATCGAATCCACCAATCAAAAACTGGAGGCCTCGCTCAAGGATCTGAAAATTCTCTTCCAGATCTCCCAGAGTTTAAGCCCCACGCTCGAACTCTCGGAGCTTTTGCACACGGCCACCCGGATTCTGACCGAAACGCTCAACTACCGCGAGTTCAGCCTTCTGTTTCTCAACGCGGGGCGGGAATATCTGGAGGTGGTCGCGGCCCACGGTTTTCGCGACAACGCCCGCATCCGCAGTCTTAAATTCAGGCCCGGCGAGGGGATTTCCGGGATGGTGGCCCAATCGGGCCGGACCGTTTACATTCAGGATACCGGAGCCGATCCGCGGTATCTGTATTACAAGGGGGAAAAGAGCGAGGCGGGATCTTTTTTGAGCATTCCCCTGATCACATCGGGAGAAGTGGTGGGCGTCTTGAACGTGGGTCACAACAAAAAGGGGGCTTTTTCGCCCACCGACGTGCAGTCGCTCGAATCGGTGGCCAACCAGATTGCCATCGCCTACGACCGCTCGCGCCTTTACATGAAAACCAAGGAGCTATCCGTCACCGATGAACTCACCGGCATTTACAACCGCCGCCACTTCCAGCAGGTGCTTCACATGGAATGGAAAAGGGCCACCCGGTTTATCCGCCCCATCGCCGTGCTGATGATCGACGTCGATTATTTCAAACGGTTCAACGACCGTTATGGCCATCTAAAGGGGGATCAGGCCCTTAAAGGTCTGGCCCGCCTCCTGTTGGAAAACCTGCGCGAGGTGGACACCGTGGCGCGGTTCGGGGGGGAAGAATTCGTTGTTCTTCTGGCGGACACCCGCCACAAGGATGCCCTTTCGGTTGCGGAAAAACTGCGGCGTCTGGTTGAGGAACGCTCCCCTCTCTTTATCGGGCAGGATTCGTCAACCAACCCGTTGACCGTCAGCATCGGCGTTTCGGCCTTCCCCGATACGGCCACGGGAGAAGAGGAACTGATCAGCACCGCCGATATCGCCCTCTATCGCGCCAAGGACAAGGGGCGGAACCGTGTGGTCGGTTATGAGGAGGGATTAAACCGCGAATTGCGGGTTGTCTTGGGCCCTGCCGAGCCTTCGCTGGTCTTGAACCGCAAGGCGTCAATTTGA